A section of the Paenibacillus aurantius genome encodes:
- a CDS encoding AraC family transcriptional regulator → MKEQVWLRYGKEEEDFHFDHVTRTEPFGRNNHFHSTYEIYYLIAGHRAYFIKDRSYLVTPGSLVFINKQEVHKTSDVEVPGHERIVVNFSDRMLEGGSPPPRLLLSAFHSVSRVLPLKLAEQGFVQSLMAKLSRELSLQKEGYDLYIRLMLAELLLFAGRLADETGSPEEPVEIDNPVHRKITEVVRHLNTRFHEPIRLSDLSDQFYVSPYYLSRMFRKVTGFTLIEYVHTMRIKEAQKLLAETPLKVIEISEAVGFDNLAHFGRVFKKLNKVPPHQYRKRHRADKLLE, encoded by the coding sequence ATGAAAGAGCAGGTATGGCTCCGTTACGGCAAAGAAGAGGAAGATTTCCACTTCGATCATGTTACCCGGACGGAACCGTTCGGAAGAAACAATCATTTTCACAGTACCTATGAGATTTATTATCTGATAGCCGGCCATAGGGCCTACTTCATCAAAGACCGATCGTACCTTGTCACCCCGGGAAGCCTTGTCTTCATCAACAAGCAGGAGGTTCACAAAACCTCGGATGTTGAGGTGCCCGGCCACGAGCGCATCGTCGTCAACTTCAGCGACCGCATGCTGGAGGGAGGCTCTCCTCCTCCCCGGCTGCTTCTCTCGGCCTTTCACTCCGTTTCCCGCGTCCTGCCGCTCAAGCTTGCCGAGCAGGGCTTCGTTCAGTCCCTCATGGCCAAGCTCTCCAGGGAGCTGTCCCTTCAGAAGGAAGGCTATGACTTGTACATCCGCCTTATGCTTGCCGAGCTGCTGCTCTTTGCGGGCCGTCTTGCCGATGAGACGGGAAGCCCCGAGGAACCGGTCGAAATCGACAATCCCGTTCACCGCAAAATCACAGAGGTCGTCCGTCACCTGAACACAAGATTCCACGAACCGATCCGTCTGTCGGACCTTTCGGACCAGTTCTATGTAAGTCCTTATTACCTGAGCCGGATGTTCCGCAAGGTAACCGGCTTTACGCTGATCGAATACGTGCATACGATGCGCATCAAGGAAGCCCAGAAGCTTCTTGCTGAAACGCCGCTTAAGGTGATCGAAATTTCGGAAGCGGTCGGCTTTGACAACCTTGCTCACTTCGGGCGGGTGTTCAAGAAGCTTAACAAGGTTCCTCCCCACCAGTATCGGAAGCGGCATAGGGCGGACAAGCTATTGGAATAA
- a CDS encoding tagaturonate epimerase family protein, producing the protein MDIQTGHKESALSIPGLGPEDRIYPRSYNETGGTRLVMVKKDHTKYLVAAGSGPLFEDLQGNVKEEFKWCPLTHENRLVLNRYFEYTAPQAFGTQIATFGLGDRLGLASPGHLETIRGRDVRPILAQQSIRELNLTGRDYKEVLDAACFAAFQEGYKDGFGADGDHLKVEPDIEMALRLGFTMLTLDCSEKIDNTVEKASAEEREEKYSQLPEELRRHYEERYLDQSFSIGDTSIRFDRDTLIRNVLIYSAAIDFMETIYNTYIQKAERPVDFEISIDETETPTDPASHYLVAKELYSRGVEIFSMAPRFCGEFQKGIDYIGDIGQFEQELALHARIADDFGYKLSIHSGSDKFSVFPIIAKYTKGRFHVKTAGTNWLEAVRTVAQVNPSLYRRMHAFALEHFHEAAAYYHVTTDLSKIVPLNEVSDEALADTYMNEDNARQLLHITYGLLLQAKDGEGKFLFKDEFYRTLSEHEDDYKRSLIGHIGKHLDLLGK; encoded by the coding sequence ATGGATATTCAGACTGGACATAAAGAAAGCGCTTTATCGATACCGGGCCTCGGGCCCGAAGACCGCATCTATCCCCGCTCCTATAACGAGACCGGCGGCACCCGGCTTGTCATGGTGAAGAAAGATCACACCAAGTATTTGGTAGCAGCAGGCTCCGGCCCTTTATTCGAGGATCTGCAGGGGAACGTGAAGGAGGAGTTCAAGTGGTGCCCGCTCACGCATGAGAACCGGCTGGTGCTTAACCGCTACTTTGAGTATACGGCACCACAAGCGTTCGGTACCCAGATCGCCACCTTCGGGCTTGGCGACCGGCTGGGACTCGCATCCCCGGGTCATCTGGAGACGATCCGCGGCCGCGACGTGCGTCCGATTCTTGCCCAGCAGAGCATCCGGGAGCTGAATCTCACCGGCCGGGACTATAAGGAAGTGCTCGACGCCGCCTGCTTCGCCGCTTTTCAGGAAGGCTACAAGGACGGGTTCGGGGCGGACGGTGATCACCTGAAAGTCGAGCCCGATATCGAAATGGCTCTTCGTCTCGGCTTCACGATGTTGACGCTCGATTGTTCAGAGAAAATCGACAACACGGTGGAGAAGGCGTCGGCTGAAGAACGGGAAGAGAAGTATTCCCAACTGCCGGAGGAGCTGCGCCGTCATTATGAAGAGCGCTACCTCGACCAATCGTTCTCGATCGGAGATACGAGCATCCGCTTCGACCGCGATACCCTGATCCGCAATGTGCTGATCTATTCCGCCGCGATCGATTTCATGGAGACCATTTACAACACCTATATTCAGAAAGCGGAACGCCCGGTAGATTTTGAGATTTCCATCGACGAAACGGAAACCCCGACCGATCCGGCATCTCACTATCTGGTGGCCAAGGAGCTCTACTCCCGCGGTGTGGAGATTTTCAGCATGGCTCCCCGGTTCTGCGGTGAGTTCCAGAAGGGAATCGACTATATCGGCGATATTGGCCAGTTTGAACAGGAACTCGCCCTTCATGCCCGGATCGCGGACGATTTTGGCTATAAGCTCAGCATTCACTCCGGCAGTGATAAATTCAGCGTATTCCCGATCATCGCCAAGTATACGAAAGGCCGCTTCCACGTCAAGACGGCCGGTACCAACTGGCTGGAGGCCGTCCGCACGGTGGCCCAGGTGAATCCTTCTCTCTACCGGCGTATGCACGCGTTCGCCCTGGAGCATTTCCACGAGGCGGCGGCGTATTATCACGTGACGACGGATTTGTCCAAGATCGTTCCCCTGAACGAAGTATCGGATGAAGCGTTGGCGGATACCTACATGAACGAGGACAATGCCCGCCAGCTGCTGCACATTACGTACGGGCTGCTTCTTCAAGCGAAGGACGGGGAGGGGAAATTCCTCTTTAAGGACGAATTTTACCGCACGCTGAGCGAACATGAAGACGACTACAAGCGTTCGCTCATCGGCCATATCGGCAAGCATCTGGATTTGCTGGGCAAATAA
- a CDS encoding glucuronate isomerase: MPIQTKEELRQVVQETVNTTPISDIHTHLFTEDFGSILLWGIDELLTYHYLVAETFRFHPELSYDAFWAMSKTEQADLIWQTLFLDHTPYSEACRGVLTVLNRLGLDVESRDLASYREYFKKLTTGEYIDKVFELSGVTNVCMTNDPFADAERAVWEKGTEADPRFHTALRIDPLLNQWETTWARLKEWGYEVEQELTETTLKSIRSFLKDWIERMNPLYMAVSLPPTFAYPEASVRGRLIDECILPVAREAGIPFAMMIGVRKKVNPALGDAGDSVGKSDVSAVENICAQNPDNKFLCTILSRDDQHELTVAARKFRNLHVFGCWWFLNNPSIIEEMTRMRFELLGASVTPQHSDCRVLDQLLYKWDHSRIIIAKVLYDKYSDVMDTGWKITREEIARDCADLFGGSFWKFLGKPDPNASSGAEKKYAGSR, encoded by the coding sequence ATGCCGATTCAAACCAAGGAAGAGCTTCGCCAAGTCGTTCAGGAAACGGTAAACACCACCCCGATTTCGGATATCCATACCCATCTGTTCACAGAAGATTTCGGTTCGATTCTGCTGTGGGGCATCGACGAGCTTCTGACGTATCACTACCTGGTGGCGGAAACCTTCCGTTTCCACCCGGAGCTCTCCTACGATGCGTTCTGGGCTATGAGCAAAACGGAGCAGGCCGATCTCATCTGGCAGACGCTGTTCCTCGACCATACGCCTTACAGCGAAGCTTGCCGCGGGGTATTGACCGTGCTTAACCGCCTTGGGCTGGACGTGGAAAGCCGCGACCTGGCTTCTTACCGGGAGTATTTCAAGAAATTGACGACAGGGGAATACATCGACAAGGTGTTCGAGCTGAGCGGGGTCACCAACGTATGCATGACCAATGATCCGTTCGCCGACGCCGAGCGAGCCGTTTGGGAAAAGGGGACGGAGGCCGACCCGAGGTTCCATACCGCCCTTCGGATCGATCCGCTGCTTAACCAATGGGAAACGACCTGGGCCCGGCTGAAGGAGTGGGGCTATGAGGTGGAGCAGGAGCTGACGGAGACTACGCTGAAGAGCATCCGCTCTTTCCTGAAGGACTGGATTGAGCGCATGAATCCGCTCTATATGGCGGTTTCGCTGCCACCGACCTTCGCTTATCCGGAAGCTTCCGTCAGAGGACGGCTGATCGACGAATGCATCCTTCCGGTGGCCCGTGAGGCCGGAATTCCTTTTGCCATGATGATCGGGGTGCGCAAAAAAGTAAATCCCGCCCTTGGGGATGCAGGGGACAGCGTGGGCAAATCCGACGTAAGCGCCGTGGAGAACATCTGCGCGCAGAACCCGGACAACAAATTCCTGTGCACCATCCTCTCCCGGGACGACCAGCATGAGCTGACCGTGGCCGCGCGTAAATTCCGCAACCTTCATGTATTCGGATGCTGGTGGTTCCTGAACAACCCGAGCATCATCGAAGAAATGACGCGGATGCGCTTCGAGCTGCTTGGAGCAAGCGTCACTCCCCAGCATTCGGACTGCCGGGTGCTCGATCAGCTCCTCTACAAATGGGACCACTCCCGCATCATCATTGCGAAGGTGCTGTATGACAAATACAGCGACGTGATGGATACGGGCTGGAAGATCACCCGGGAGGAAATCGCGCGCGACTGCGCGGATCTGTTCGGGGGCTCGTTCTGGAAGTTCTTGGGCAAGCCTGATCCCAACGCCTCCTCCGGAGCCGAGAAGAAGTACGCCGGCAGCCGTTAA